A window from Pseudomonas moraviensis encodes these proteins:
- a CDS encoding pilus assembly protein has protein sequence MNQNLSQTFLAITRNSTDLEWLQSALAPLGQVVSAGAGSLDELLALVDVTFANLVFVGLDREHVVAQSALIEGALEAKPMLAIVALGDGMDNQLVLNAMRAGARDFVAYGSRSSEVAGLVRRLSKRLPAVAPNTQLGGLTVMYGVQSSSDGALLANHMAMVVQKSGQQTLLLDLGLPRGDSLALLGLESSFHFGDALRHLRRLDATLIDSAFTSADHGLRILAYANTDEPLETTSAAELYMLLSALRQHFQHIVVNLTGQADSEALRTFVSHCDKLLWYTDQNVLNCRRNLAVLNQWREKGMKLEHGRLLIDRYLNNVAPDSETLGKTFNLEVIAVLAFSPDVRLNAKNQGVSLFELAPREKLTQSLRALGERLAKRSEGLNKPKVTWFDRLRGSS, from the coding sequence ATGAACCAGAATCTTAGTCAGACCTTCCTCGCCATCACGCGCAACAGCACCGATCTGGAATGGCTGCAAAGCGCCCTCGCCCCGCTCGGCCAAGTGGTCAGCGCCGGTGCCGGCAGCCTCGATGAACTGCTCGCACTGGTCGATGTAACGTTCGCCAATCTGGTGTTCGTCGGCCTCGATCGCGAGCATGTCGTGGCGCAGAGTGCGCTGATCGAAGGTGCGCTCGAGGCCAAGCCGATGCTGGCGATCGTCGCCCTCGGCGACGGCATGGACAATCAGCTCGTACTCAATGCGATGCGCGCCGGTGCGCGGGATTTTGTCGCCTATGGCTCACGCTCCAGCGAAGTCGCCGGACTGGTACGGCGCCTGAGCAAACGCCTGCCGGCCGTCGCGCCCAACACCCAGCTCGGCGGGCTAACGGTGATGTACGGCGTGCAGAGCAGTTCCGACGGTGCATTGCTTGCCAATCACATGGCCATGGTGGTGCAGAAGAGCGGCCAGCAAACCCTGTTGCTCGACCTCGGTCTGCCCCGTGGCGATAGCCTCGCGTTGTTGGGCCTGGAGAGCTCGTTTCACTTCGGCGATGCCTTGCGCCACCTGCGCCGTCTCGACGCCACGCTGATCGACAGCGCCTTCACCAGCGCCGACCACGGCCTGCGCATTCTTGCCTATGCCAACACTGACGAACCGCTGGAAACCACCAGTGCCGCCGAGCTGTACATGCTGCTCAGCGCCCTGCGTCAGCACTTCCAGCACATCGTCGTCAACCTCACCGGGCAGGCCGACAGTGAAGCGTTGCGTACCTTTGTCAGCCATTGCGACAAGCTGCTGTGGTACACCGACCAGAACGTCCTCAACTGCCGACGCAACCTTGCCGTGCTCAACCAGTGGCGCGAGAAAGGCATGAAACTCGAGCACGGGCGGTTGTTGATCGATCGCTACCTGAACAACGTCGCGCCGGATTCCGAGACCCTGGGCAAGACCTTCAATCTGGAAGTGATCGCCGTGTTGGCCTTCAGTCCCGATGTGCGTCTGAACGCGAAAAACCAGGGCGTGAGTCTGTTCGAACTGGCGCCACGGGAGAAACTCACCCAGAGCCTGCGCGCCCTCGGCGAACGTCTGGCCAAGCGTTCCGAGGGCCTGAACAAGCCGAAAGTCACTTGGTTCGACCGTCTGCGAGGCAGCTCATGA
- a CDS encoding type II and III secretion system protein family protein, which translates to MQSRLRPTLKPALRALLLLGLSMDTALAAVGNCSALPRLPSVIEIGEGFQQDMQSPVAITRLAVGDPKIADVHANGGSSFLLTGVGPGATSLMVWTACSTQPQQAMVFVQGAATTALTSSVPSDDPTLPSQVQTDIRFVEVSRTKLKEATASLIGTRGNFLFGSPGTLPPIDGVPQPRLPVDNSLFNFSWVGGKTMAIINALETSGFAYTLARPSLVALNGQSASFLAGGEIPIPVPSSGSDSVSIEYKEFGIRLTLTPTIIGRDRIALKVAPEVSELDFANAVNIAGTTVPALTIRRTDTSVSLGDGESFVISGLISTTNSSQVNKFPGLGDIPILGAFFKGSQIKREERELLMIVTPHLVQPLAADARLPSLPGEKLRNYDPNFYRMFFLENGNFDKRSGLSQ; encoded by the coding sequence ATGCAGAGTCGACTCAGACCGACATTGAAACCGGCGCTCCGGGCCTTGCTGTTGTTGGGATTGTCGATGGACACCGCTCTCGCGGCGGTCGGCAATTGTTCGGCACTGCCGCGTCTGCCTTCGGTGATCGAGATCGGTGAAGGCTTCCAGCAGGACATGCAGTCTCCGGTGGCGATCACCCGCCTGGCGGTCGGCGACCCGAAAATTGCCGACGTGCATGCCAACGGCGGTTCGTCCTTTTTGCTCACTGGCGTCGGCCCCGGCGCAACCAGCCTGATGGTCTGGACTGCCTGCTCGACGCAGCCACAGCAAGCCATGGTTTTCGTCCAGGGCGCAGCGACCACGGCGCTGACCAGCAGCGTGCCGTCCGACGATCCGACCCTGCCGTCGCAGGTGCAGACCGACATTCGTTTCGTCGAAGTCAGCCGCACCAAACTCAAGGAAGCCACCGCCTCGCTGATCGGCACCCGCGGCAATTTCCTGTTCGGCTCACCCGGCACACTGCCGCCGATTGACGGCGTGCCGCAGCCGCGCCTGCCGGTGGATAACTCGCTGTTCAATTTTTCCTGGGTCGGCGGCAAGACCATGGCGATCATCAACGCCCTGGAAACCAGCGGCTTCGCCTACACCCTGGCGCGGCCGAGTCTGGTGGCGCTGAACGGGCAGAGTGCGAGCTTCCTTGCCGGTGGCGAAATTCCGATCCCGGTCCCCAGTTCCGGCAGCGACAGTGTGTCGATCGAGTACAAGGAATTCGGCATCCGCCTGACCCTGACGCCGACCATCATCGGCCGCGACCGCATCGCCTTGAAAGTCGCACCGGAAGTCAGCGAACTGGATTTTGCCAACGCGGTGAACATCGCCGGCACCACCGTTCCGGCGCTGACCATTCGCCGCACTGACACCAGCGTGTCGCTGGGCGATGGCGAAAGTTTTGTCATCAGCGGTTTGATCAGCACAACCAACAGTTCACAGGTGAACAAGTTTCCGGGCCTTGGCGACATCCCCATATTGGGCGCATTTTTCAAGGGTTCGCAGATCAAACGCGAAGAGCGCGAATTGCTGATGATCGTCACCCCGCATCTGGTCCAGCCATTGGCGGCGGACGCGCGACTGCCGTCGTTGCCGGGGGAGAAACTGCGCAACTACGACCCGAATTTCTACCGCATGTTTTTCCTTGAGAACGGTAACTTCGACAAGCGCAGCGGGTTGTCGCAATGA
- the cpaB gene encoding Flp pilus assembly protein CpaB: protein MNSRVTMGLAALLLLGAVLVGYWGLVLSRQPAPVAEAPAVPALSVEQTVAIAEDQTRQPVVVLVHDVPPFTPLTAADVALEKLRSAPAGSLTSIEQAVGRTPWRHLSAGTWLNNESFQAGGALARMIRRDERALTVAVDEVIGGAGQLLPGDYVDVLLYLREDASNLQQSAQIAVPALRVLGIGEQYGLTNDGQPASPSLSAEEKIKQDQRRIAARTVVLAVPEQLLSRLMLATQVGTLRLAVRSSEEQRLARYWAGETQSPAHLDRANSQLFQFTQLALGNAQRAPSAASVGAAPRPAVEIIRGNQISQQTP from the coding sequence ATGAACAGTCGCGTCACCATGGGCCTTGCCGCGTTGCTATTGCTCGGCGCGGTTCTCGTAGGTTACTGGGGGCTGGTGCTCAGTCGTCAGCCGGCCCCGGTCGCGGAGGCGCCCGCTGTACCCGCGCTCAGCGTTGAACAGACTGTCGCGATTGCCGAAGACCAGACCCGCCAACCGGTGGTGGTGCTGGTCCACGATGTACCGCCGTTCACACCGTTGACCGCCGCCGATGTGGCCTTGGAAAAACTGCGCAGTGCACCGGCCGGCAGTCTGACCAGCATTGAACAAGCCGTGGGCCGCACACCTTGGCGGCACCTCAGCGCTGGCACCTGGCTCAACAACGAAAGCTTTCAGGCCGGTGGCGCGCTGGCGCGGATGATTCGCCGCGACGAGCGCGCGCTGACCGTGGCCGTCGACGAAGTGATCGGTGGCGCCGGGCAATTGCTGCCGGGGGATTATGTCGATGTGCTGCTGTACTTGCGCGAAGACGCGAGCAATCTGCAGCAGTCAGCGCAGATCGCCGTTCCGGCCTTGCGCGTGCTCGGGATCGGCGAACAGTACGGCCTGACCAACGACGGCCAACCGGCATCGCCCAGCCTCAGCGCCGAAGAAAAAATCAAACAGGACCAGCGCCGCATCGCCGCGCGCACCGTGGTGCTGGCGGTGCCGGAACAATTGCTCAGCCGTCTGATGCTCGCGACCCAGGTCGGCACGTTGCGTCTCGCGGTGCGCAGCAGCGAAGAACAACGGTTGGCCAGATATTGGGCCGGCGAAACGCAATCGCCCGCGCATCTGGATCGCGCCAACAGCCAGCTTTTCCAGTTCACTCAACTCGCTTTGGGCAACGCCCAACGAGCGCCCTCAGCCGCCAGTGTCGGCGCGGCCCCCAGGCCCGCGGTGGAGATCATTCGCGGCAACCAGATCAGCCAACAAACCCCATGA
- a CDS encoding Flp family type IVb pilin, with amino-acid sequence MTFDYLMAKARAFASSEEGASAIEYAIVVAMVAVVVVAFVSPLGDRVLAIFNNVLTSLDGTAVTRPTP; translated from the coding sequence ATGACTTTCGATTATCTGATGGCCAAGGCTCGGGCGTTTGCCAGCAGCGAAGAGGGCGCTTCGGCGATTGAGTATGCAATCGTGGTGGCGATGGTGGCGGTGGTGGTGGTTGCATTCGTTAGCCCGCTTGGAGACAGGGTGCTGGCGATTTTCAACAATGTTCTGACGTCGCTCGATGGTACGGCTGTTACTCGGCCAACACCTTGA
- a CDS encoding response regulator — MNAPSPSRQQLLLVDDEEDALLELAELLEGEGFTCHTATSVKLALHLLTRHPDIALVITDLRMPEESGMSLIRRLRKHTSREHLPVIVMSGHADMEDVSDMLRLQVLDLFRKPIYHVRLLETLDNLFPKARVGAG; from the coding sequence ATGAACGCGCCTTCGCCGTCCCGCCAACAGTTGCTTCTGGTCGACGATGAAGAGGACGCGTTGCTGGAGTTGGCGGAGTTGCTGGAGGGGGAGGGCTTTACCTGTCATACCGCGACGTCGGTGAAGTTGGCGTTGCATCTGTTGACCCGGCATCCGGATATTGCCTTGGTGATTACTGATCTGCGCATGCCGGAAGAGTCGGGCATGTCGTTGATCAGGCGGCTGCGTAAGCATACGTCGCGTGAGCATTTGCCGGTGATTGTGATGTCGGGGCATGCGGATATGGAGGATGTCAGCGATATGTTGCGGTTGCAGGTGCTGGATCTGTTTCGCAAGCCGATTTATCACGTCAGGTTGTTGGAGACTCTCGATAATCTGTTTCCAAAGGCTCGGGTTGGGGCTGGGTGA
- a CDS encoding ShlB/FhaC/HecB family hemolysin secretion/activation protein codes for MRVLASLLCLSLSSAALADTLPSFLNSNETTRNLPVPNLPADAYRPSAAPLQVPDPGATAAQPLLMETRINLKTVQIEGGTIYPLNELAEVYKPLIGREASLAELIEATRNITRRYQHDGYLLSYAFLPQQDFDEGVARVVLVEGYVRDIQMQGDIGRVKGLLDRLAAKIQAERPLTRKTFERYTTLMSRIPGVTIQAQVPPPGTTDGATTLVAQASRKPFTSTLSTTEDNRNGPQALLGVSSNSQTSMGEQLSLSGLFPPGDDKEHYYRLDYSQFLDAEGTQLNLSASRYRADPDTEVLVGGGGRLSTHRENDRYSIGFSMPLIASANELLTAGSRLYAVDDKTRYDGVNFPFSTELRTDVRALAFEGDWRKADARQLRILSAGVYQGFDSLGANTNYDDIDLDFFRVRLSGVQSDKFLDNWQGVLSAALYWSDDTLPDSERAVFGGQNFGRGYPDDQASGDKGWGVAYEVNYSFNRDGNWVRILQPYVVLDRSRSWFNQLPVQANNLSSTAVGLRFGDARYYNIALEVAKAMSDEALDTFNRKPRYSISFSYQL; via the coding sequence ATGCGCGTACTGGCATCCCTGCTGTGCCTGAGCCTCAGTTCCGCTGCCCTCGCCGACACCTTGCCCAGTTTTCTCAACAGCAACGAAACCACGCGCAACCTGCCCGTCCCCAACCTTCCTGCCGACGCCTATCGCCCGAGCGCGGCGCCGCTGCAAGTGCCGGATCCCGGCGCGACCGCCGCACAACCACTGCTGATGGAAACCAGGATCAACCTGAAGACCGTGCAGATCGAAGGCGGCACGATCTATCCACTCAACGAACTGGCCGAAGTCTACAAACCATTGATCGGCCGTGAGGCCAGCCTTGCCGAACTGATTGAAGCGACGCGCAACATCACCCGTCGCTACCAGCACGACGGCTACCTGTTGTCCTACGCGTTTCTGCCGCAACAGGACTTCGATGAGGGCGTGGCGCGGGTGGTGCTGGTTGAAGGCTACGTGCGCGATATCCAGATGCAGGGCGACATCGGCCGGGTCAAAGGCCTGCTCGACAGACTCGCCGCGAAAATCCAGGCTGAACGCCCGCTGACGCGCAAGACCTTCGAGCGCTACACCACGCTGATGAGCCGCATTCCCGGCGTAACGATTCAAGCGCAAGTGCCGCCACCGGGCACCACAGATGGCGCCACCACCCTGGTCGCCCAGGCCAGCCGCAAACCGTTCACCAGCACCCTGAGCACCACAGAAGACAACCGCAACGGCCCGCAGGCGTTGCTCGGCGTCAGCAGCAACTCGCAGACGTCGATGGGCGAACAGTTGAGCCTCAGCGGCCTGTTCCCACCGGGCGATGACAAAGAGCATTACTACCGTCTCGACTACAGCCAGTTCCTCGACGCCGAAGGCACGCAACTCAACCTCTCGGCTTCGCGCTACCGCGCCGACCCGGACACCGAAGTGCTGGTCGGCGGCGGTGGGCGCCTGAGTACCCACCGCGAGAATGATCGCTACTCGATCGGCTTCAGCATGCCCCTGATCGCCTCCGCCAACGAACTGCTGACCGCCGGCTCGCGCCTGTATGCCGTGGACGACAAGACGCGTTACGACGGCGTCAACTTCCCCTTCAGCACCGAGCTGCGCACCGACGTCCGCGCCCTCGCCTTCGAAGGTGACTGGCGCAAGGCCGACGCCCGCCAACTGCGCATCCTCAGCGCCGGCGTCTACCAGGGTTTCGACAGCCTCGGTGCAAACACCAACTACGACGACATCGATCTGGATTTCTTCCGCGTGAGACTGTCCGGCGTGCAGAGCGACAAGTTTCTCGACAACTGGCAAGGCGTGCTCTCGGCAGCGCTGTACTGGAGCGACGACACCCTGCCCGACAGCGAGCGCGCGGTGTTCGGCGGACAGAATTTCGGCCGTGGCTACCCCGACGACCAGGCCTCGGGCGACAAGGGCTGGGGCGTGGCCTACGAGGTCAACTACAGCTTCAACCGCGACGGCAACTGGGTGCGCATCCTGCAACCCTACGTGGTCCTCGACCGCTCGCGCAGCTGGTTCAACCAACTACCGGTGCAGGCCAACAACCTGTCATCCACCGCCGTCGGGCTGAGATTTGGCGATGCCAGGTACTACAACATCGCCCTGGAAGTGGCGAAGGCCATGTCCGATGAAGCGCTGGACACGTTCAATCGCAAGCCGCGGTACAGCATCAGTTTCAGTTATCAGTTGTGA
- a CDS encoding collagen-like triple helix repeat-containing protein, translated as MKTQVMWSRSAIALALILSVGLVGCSSGGGGHRSSSGSSTADGTAGTDGSGGAGGGTGGDTASTGGTGGTGDGTAGTGGTGGTGGTGGGTDPTNPTNPTDPTDPTTPTNPAAPSLVTTTLVQDVGKTVSGVGDGVGQVGDALSNVPLAGGIVQSVANTAGNVVSTLGDGVSNGIGKLATDPKGLTTTVASVGGVVSDVGDGVSDLSAKLNTATSRVPVVGGVVTKVVPLVDGIGEKVTMLGDTLNTTLSNGPTSQLTNKVGSGLVPVIAMVESTTDKLGDATALGDPLKGVISKVGGTVNSLGGKVTDAGNGSALTNTLGGALSNAGTAVGKAGGLVSNGTGSGTGGVGGGLGGTGLLQTVGGAVVNVGTGLNAGSTSGVVSAGGVTAGGLGNAVASLNTVLGGSGTPITAPTSPLASVGAAVGAGLNPVTSAVTTVTQQVGAATGLGTPVAGITGQVGAAVGSLGGAIAATNTPVTTAVGGLVTNVGGTVAAVGGLVNSGTATGGTTGGLGGVLGGLTGALGGNKR; from the coding sequence ATGAAAACTCAAGTGATGTGGTCCAGATCGGCAATCGCGCTGGCACTGATTCTTTCTGTAGGACTCGTCGGCTGCAGCAGCGGCGGTGGCGGTCATCGCAGCAGCTCCGGCAGCTCGACTGCAGATGGTACGGCGGGTACCGATGGCAGCGGCGGCGCAGGTGGTGGAACCGGCGGCGATACTGCTAGCACAGGCGGGACCGGTGGTACTGGCGACGGAACAGCGGGCACGGGTGGTACCGGTGGCACTGGCGGAACCGGCGGCGGCACCGATCCAACCAATCCGACCAACCCGACAGACCCCACTGATCCCACCACCCCGACCAATCCGGCCGCGCCTTCGCTGGTGACCACCACACTGGTGCAGGATGTCGGCAAAACCGTCAGCGGTGTCGGCGATGGCGTGGGCCAAGTAGGTGATGCTTTGAGCAACGTTCCGCTGGCCGGCGGCATTGTGCAGAGCGTCGCCAATACCGCTGGCAATGTCGTCAGCACCTTGGGCGATGGCGTGAGCAATGGCATCGGCAAACTGGCCACCGATCCGAAGGGATTGACCACCACCGTGGCCTCGGTTGGCGGTGTGGTCTCGGATGTCGGTGATGGCGTATCTGATCTCAGCGCCAAACTGAACACAGCGACCAGCCGCGTTCCCGTGGTCGGTGGCGTCGTGACCAAAGTAGTGCCGCTGGTCGATGGCATAGGTGAAAAAGTCACCATGCTCGGCGACACCCTCAACACCACCCTCAGCAACGGCCCGACCAGCCAGTTGACCAACAAGGTCGGCAGCGGCCTGGTGCCGGTGATCGCCATGGTCGAAAGCACCACCGATAAACTTGGCGATGCCACCGCCCTGGGTGATCCGCTCAAAGGTGTGATCTCGAAGGTGGGCGGCACGGTGAACAGCCTTGGCGGCAAAGTCACCGATGCAGGCAACGGCAGTGCCCTGACCAACACCCTGGGCGGCGCCTTGAGCAACGCCGGCACGGCGGTCGGCAAAGCGGGCGGTCTGGTGTCCAACGGCACTGGCTCAGGTACCGGTGGCGTCGGTGGTGGTCTGGGCGGCACCGGCCTGCTGCAAACCGTCGGTGGCGCAGTGGTCAATGTTGGCACCGGTCTGAATGCCGGCAGCACCAGCGGCGTGGTCAGTGCCGGTGGCGTTACCGCGGGTGGCCTGGGCAACGCAGTCGCTTCGCTCAACACCGTACTCGGTGGCTCGGGCACACCGATCACCGCTCCCACTTCGCCGCTGGCAAGCGTTGGCGCCGCAGTGGGAGCAGGTCTCAACCCTGTGACCAGCGCGGTCACCACTGTCACTCAACAGGTCGGCGCAGCCACCGGTCTCGGCACTCCGGTTGCCGGTATCACCGGCCAGGTGGGCGCTGCGGTGGGCAGCCTCGGCGGTGCGATCGCCGCGACCAACACCCCGGTGACCACGGCAGTCGGTGGGCTGGTAACCAATGTCGGCGGCACCGTGGCGGCCGTCGGTGGGCTGGTCAACAGCGGCACTGCCACTGGCGGTACAACTGGCGGCCTGGGCGGGGTGCTCGGCGGGCTGACCGGCGCGCTTGGGGGCAACAAACGCTAA
- a CDS encoding MaoC family dehydratase yields MNIEWQTLDREPSLPGLYSRAATRRKITGTQLPDSGLRCWVDIDGKRLAAYRKVCGFVDDGLLPPTYPHILAFALQMQLLTAKDFPFPLLGLIHLSNRIRVLRPMGAISRAQVSVRVHNLQPHAKGATFDLLTTLDDQLGPLWEAESRMLCRGVKLEGEAQAHDWEPSQDLLEVTRWTAPADIGRQYAKVSGDYNPIHLSAASAKLFGFPTAIAHGLWNKARTLAALSDHLPKANLEIAVHFRKPVRLPSEVTLLASAAGSSGELRLVGAGDLEHMVGQWQPIA; encoded by the coding sequence ATGAACATCGAATGGCAAACGCTGGATCGTGAACCGAGTCTTCCGGGGCTTTATTCGCGCGCGGCGACACGGCGCAAAATCACCGGCACGCAACTGCCCGACAGCGGTCTGCGCTGCTGGGTCGATATCGACGGCAAGCGGCTGGCGGCTTATCGCAAGGTCTGCGGTTTCGTCGATGATGGCCTGCTGCCGCCGACCTATCCACATATCCTCGCCTTCGCCTTGCAGATGCAATTGCTCACGGCAAAGGACTTTCCGTTCCCGCTGCTCGGGCTGATTCACCTGAGCAACCGCATTCGCGTGTTGCGCCCGATGGGGGCTATCAGTCGCGCGCAAGTCAGCGTGCGCGTGCACAACCTGCAGCCGCATGCCAAGGGCGCGACGTTCGATCTGCTCACCACCCTGGACGATCAGCTCGGTCCGCTGTGGGAAGCCGAGAGCCGGATGCTCTGTCGCGGCGTGAAACTCGAGGGCGAGGCGCAGGCACATGACTGGGAGCCGTCGCAGGATTTGCTCGAGGTGACGCGCTGGACGGCGCCGGCGGATATCGGTCGCCAATATGCGAAAGTCTCCGGCGACTACAACCCGATTCACCTGAGTGCAGCGAGCGCGAAGCTGTTCGGTTTTCCCACGGCGATCGCGCATGGTTTGTGGAACAAGGCACGCACGCTGGCGGCGCTCTCTGATCACCTGCCCAAAGCCAACCTGGAAATCGCCGTGCATTTTCGCAAACCGGTGCGCCTGCCCAGTGAAGTGACGTTGCTGGCGAGCGCAGCGGGCTCCAGCGGCGAATTGCGTCTGGTCGGTGCCGGCGACCTGGAACATATGGTCGGCCAATGGCAACCGATCGCCTGA
- a CDS encoding 3-oxoacyl-ACP reductase has translation MSDRYIDFANSSFGHRLVGALGLPSPVRLERWQAGRLRPIEGALLIGGGPLAERISVFANRLTDAIYSYGTESALATAWIPGHGPKLKAVVFDASDLQHTDQLKQLREFFQPLMKNLDHSAHLVILGRAPETLRDPFASSAQRALEGFSRSLAKELRGGGTLQLIYVGEGAEDQLEGPLRFFLSPKSAFVSGQVIRLTACATPVTDWTRPLAGRKALVTGAARGIGASIAETLARDGAEVILLDVPPAKTDLEALAARLGGRAITLDICADDAATQLIEHLPDGLDILVHNAGITRDKTLANMTPEFWDAVLAVNLNAPQVLTKALLDSGTLRDNARVVLLASISGIAGNRGQTNYAASKAGLIGLAQAWAPTLLERGISINAVAPGFIETQMTAHIPFGLREAGRRMSSLGQGGLPQDVAEAVAWLAQPGTGAFTGQALRVCGQSVLGA, from the coding sequence ATGTCTGACCGCTATATCGACTTCGCCAACTCATCCTTCGGCCATCGTCTGGTCGGGGCCTTGGGCCTGCCGTCGCCGGTGCGGCTGGAACGCTGGCAAGCGGGGCGTCTGCGGCCGATCGAGGGTGCGCTGTTGATCGGTGGCGGGCCACTGGCCGAACGGATCAGTGTGTTTGCCAATCGCCTGACCGATGCAATCTACAGCTACGGCACCGAGTCCGCGCTGGCCACCGCGTGGATTCCCGGCCACGGGCCGAAGCTCAAAGCGGTGGTGTTCGACGCCAGCGATCTGCAACACACCGACCAGCTCAAGCAACTGCGCGAATTCTTCCAGCCATTGATGAAGAACCTCGACCATAGCGCGCATCTGGTGATCCTTGGTCGCGCGCCGGAAACCCTGCGTGATCCGTTCGCCTCCAGCGCGCAGCGCGCACTCGAAGGCTTCTCGCGCTCGCTGGCCAAAGAGCTGCGCGGCGGTGGCACATTGCAGCTGATCTACGTTGGCGAGGGTGCCGAAGATCAACTGGAAGGCCCGCTGCGATTCTTCCTCTCGCCGAAAAGTGCGTTCGTTTCCGGCCAAGTGATTCGTCTGACCGCGTGCGCCACGCCGGTGACCGACTGGACCCGACCGCTGGCGGGGCGCAAGGCGTTGGTCACGGGTGCTGCACGCGGGATCGGCGCGTCGATTGCCGAAACCCTCGCCCGCGATGGCGCCGAAGTGATTCTGCTCGATGTGCCACCGGCCAAGACCGACCTCGAAGCCCTCGCCGCCCGCCTCGGCGGCCGCGCGATCACTCTCGATATCTGCGCCGATGATGCCGCCACCCAATTGATCGAACACCTGCCCGACGGGCTCGACATCCTCGTGCACAACGCCGGTATCACCCGCGACAAGACCCTGGCCAACATGACCCCGGAATTCTGGGACGCGGTGCTGGCCGTCAACCTCAATGCGCCGCAAGTACTGACCAAGGCCCTGCTCGACAGCGGCACCCTGCGCGACAACGCACGGGTGGTCCTGCTCGCCTCGATCAGCGGCATCGCCGGCAATCGCGGGCAGACCAACTACGCAGCAAGCAAGGCTGGCCTGATCGGTCTGGCCCAGGCCTGGGCGCCGACACTGCTGGAACGCGGGATCAGCATCAACGCCGTCGCCCCCGGTTTTATCGAGACGCAAATGACTGCGCACATTCCGTTCGGCCTGCGCGAGGCCGGGCGGCGCATGAGTTCGCTGGGCCAGGGCGGCTTGCCGCAAGACGTTGCCGAGGCTGTGGCGTGGCTGGCGCAACCGGGCACGGGCGCGTTCACCGGCCAAGCGCTGCGGGTGTGTGGCCAAAGTGTGCTGGGGGCTTGA
- a CDS encoding acetyl-CoA C-acetyltransferase: MTQLRRVAIIGGNRIPFARSNGPYATASNQAMLTAALEGLIERYNLHGQRIGEVVTGAVLKLSRDMNLTRECVLGSRLSPATPAYDIQQACGTGLEAALLVANKIALGQIDCGIAGGVDTTSDAPISVSEGLRRILLQANRAKSTADKLKTLLQLRPRHLIPEFPRNGEPRTGLSMGEHCELMAQTWNIPREQQDQLAFESHHKLAASYSEGWHNDLMTPFLGLTRDNNLRPDLTLEKLATLKPAFEKSAKGTLTAGNSTPLTDGASVVLLGSEEWANERGLPILAYLRDGEAAAVDFVNGAEGLLMAPVYAVPRLLARNGLTLQDFDYYEIHEAFAAQVLCTLKAWEDPEYCKTRLGLDTPLGSIDRSRLNVKGSSLAAGHPFAATGGRIVANLAKLLDAAGKGRGLISICAAGGQGVTAIIER; the protein is encoded by the coding sequence ATGACTCAGCTGCGCCGCGTCGCGATCATCGGCGGTAACCGCATCCCCTTCGCCCGCTCCAACGGGCCGTATGCCACGGCCAGCAATCAGGCGATGCTGACGGCCGCGCTGGAAGGCCTGATCGAGCGCTACAACCTGCACGGCCAGCGCATCGGCGAGGTGGTAACGGGCGCGGTGCTTAAATTGTCACGGGATATGAACCTGACCCGCGAGTGCGTGCTCGGTTCGCGCCTGTCTCCAGCGACGCCGGCCTATGATATTCAGCAAGCCTGCGGCACGGGTCTGGAAGCGGCGCTGCTGGTGGCCAACAAGATCGCGCTCGGCCAGATCGACTGCGGCATCGCTGGCGGCGTCGACACCACTTCCGATGCGCCGATCAGCGTCAGCGAAGGCCTGCGCAGGATTCTTCTGCAAGCCAACCGCGCGAAGAGCACCGCTGACAAACTGAAAACCCTGCTGCAATTGCGCCCCCGGCATCTGATCCCCGAATTCCCGCGCAACGGCGAGCCGCGCACTGGCCTGTCCATGGGCGAGCACTGTGAATTGATGGCGCAGACCTGGAATATCCCCCGGGAACAACAGGATCAACTCGCCTTCGAAAGTCATCACAAACTCGCCGCTTCCTACAGCGAAGGCTGGCATAACGATCTGATGACACCGTTTCTTGGCCTGACCCGCGACAACAACCTGCGTCCTGACCTGACCCTGGAAAAACTCGCCACGCTGAAGCCGGCGTTCGAGAAAAGCGCCAAGGGCACGCTGACTGCGGGCAACTCTACGCCTCTCACCGATGGTGCTTCGGTGGTGTTGCTCGGCAGTGAAGAATGGGCCAACGAGCGCGGCTTGCCGATCCTTGCTTATCTGCGCGACGGCGAAGCGGCGGCTGTGGATTTCGTCAACGGTGCCGAGGGCCTGCTGATGGCGCCGGTGTATGCCGTGCCACGCTTGCTGGCGCGCAACGGCCTGACCTTGCAGGATTTCGATTACTACGAGATTCACGAAGCGTTCGCCGCGCAGGTGTTGTGCACGCTCAAGGCCTGGGAAGATCCCGAATATTGCAAAACCCGCCTGGGACTCGACACGCCGTTGGGTTCGATTGATCGCAGTCGGCTTAACGTCAAAGGCAGCTCCTTGGCGGCGGGGCATCCGTTTGCCGCGACCGGCGGGCGGATTGTGGCGAACCTGGCCAAGCTGCTGGATGCGGCCGGCAAGGGGCGGGGGTTGATCTCGATCTGTGCGGCCGGCGGGCAGGGTGTCACTGCGATTATCGAACGCTGA